The nucleotide sequence CGCTCCGAAGAACACCGAACGAGGGCGGGGGCATTCCCCGAGCGGGAGCCGCGATGGCCCGGCGGCCGTGAACCGCGTTGCGGAGGAGCCCATTTGGGCTAACGGGAGCGGCCCGAACTCGACGTCGGCGCATTTCGCGGGGTTGACGCGCATATGCGGCACGCCTATCTTCGCCAGCCGTCAGCGGTTCATCATGTCATCCGGCGTTCACTGACCAGAACCCAGCGTGTTCACCTCTGGCCACGGCACAGGAAGGCAGCCTCCTATGCACTCCCCCGGCCGCACTCCCACCCGATTACGCACCTTCGTCACCGCCTCCGCCGCCGGGCTGGTCGCCGCCGGCGGGCTGATCGCGGCCGGCACGACCGCGCGGGAGGCCCCCGCCGCCACCACCGCCCCGATCTCCGTGAACGACGCGGACGAGCTCAGGGAGGCCCTCGCCGGGGCCCGGCCCGGCGATACGATCCGGCTCGCCGACGGCAGGTATCGGGGCAGCTTCGAGATCACCGCCTCCGGCACCTCCGGCTCGCGGATCACCCTCACCGGCTCGCCGAAGGCGGTCCTCACCGCGAGCGGCGGCTATGGGCTGCGGCTGAACGGCGCCTCGTACTGGACCGTCAGGGGCATCACGGTCCGCGGCGGCCGGGAGGGCATCAGGATCGACGCCGCCCGGAGCGTGACCGTGGACTCCGTTTCGGTCAGCGTGCGGCGACCCGGGCATGCGTAAGGCCCGCTCCCCAGGGGGAGCGGGCCTTACCCATTCAGCTGGTGCCGACTAGCGGCCGGTGATCAGCTCTGGCCGCCGGCCAGCTTCTCGCGAAGCGCGGCCAGCGCCTCGTCCGAAGCCAGGGCGCCGGAGTTGTCGGCCGACTCCGAGGAGTACGAACCGCCGCCGCCACCGGACGCCTGCCCGCCGGGCGCCGGAGCGGCGCCGCTGCCCGCCTCGGCAGCGGCCTGCTCGTCGGCCTCGCGGGACTTGATGACCTGCGCCTGGTGCTGCTCGAAGCGCTGCTGCGCCTCGGCGTACTGGGTCTCCCACGCCTCCCGCTGGGTCTCGAAGCCCTCGAGCCAGTCGTTGGTCTCGGGGTCGAAGCCCTCGGGGTAGATGTAGTTCCCCTGGTCGTCGTAGGACGCGGCCATGCCGTACAGGGTCGGGTCGAACTCGACCACGGACGGGTCGGCACCGAAGGCCTCGTTGGCCTGCTTCAGCGAGAGGCTGATGCGGCGGCGCTCGAGGTCGATGTCGATGACCTTGACGAAGATCTCGTCGTTGACCTGGACGACCTGCTCCGGGATCTCCACGTGGCGCTCGGCCAGCTCGGAGATGTGGACCAGGCCCTCGATGCCCTCGTCCACGCGGACGAACGCACCGAACGGAACGAGCTTGGTGACCTTACCCGGGACGACCTGGCCGATCTGGTGGGTCCGGGCGAACTGCTGCCACGGGTCTTCCTGGGTCGCCTTGAGCGACAGGGAGACGCGCTCGCGGTCCATGTCGACGTCCAGGACCTCGACCGTGACCTCCTGGCCGACCTCGACAACCTCGGAGGGGTGGTCGATGTGCTTCCAGGACAGCTCCGAGACGTGGACGAGACCGTCGACGCCGCCGAGGTCCACGAACGCACCGAAGTTGACGATGGAGGAGACGACGCCGGAGCGCACCTGACCCTTCTGGAGGGTGGTGAGGAAGGTCTGGCGGACCTCGCTCTGGGTCTGCTCCAGCCAGGCACGGCGGGACAGGACCACGTTGTTGCGGTTCTTGTCCAGCTCGATGATCTTGGCCTCGAGCTCCTTGCCCACGTAGGGCTGAAGGTCGCGGACGCGGCGCATCTCCACCAAGGAGGCGGGGAGGAAGCCACGGAGGCCGATGTCGAGGATGAGACCACCCTTGACGACCTCGATGACGGTACCGGTGACGATCCCGTCCTCTTCCTTGATCTTCTCGATGGTGCCCCAGGCGCGCTCGTACTGGGCGCGCTTCTTCGAGAGGATCAGGCGGCCTTCCTTGTCCTCCTTCTGGAGAACCAGGGCCTCGATCTCGTCGCCGACGGCCACGACCTCATTGGGGTCGACGTCGTGCTTGATCGAAAGCTCGCGGGAAGGGATGACGCCTTCGGTCTTGTAACCAATGTCGAGCAGGACCTCGTCCCGGTCGACCTTCACGATGACGCCGTCGACGATGTCGCCGTCGTTGAAGTACTTGATCGTCTCGTCGATCGCGGCGAGGAAGGCTTCCTCGGAACCGATGTCGTTTACCGCCACCTGCGGAGTGGTGCGGGTTGCCTCGGTGCTGCTCGTCATGTGGGAAAGGGCTCCGGTACGGACATTGAGTCGTAGGTACTGCTACGCCGGGGGCCCTTATCGCACTGCCGAAGCCGGACAGCCTTGGAGGCACCGGATCTTTCCGATTTCGAACGATCGAAAAGCCCATGCACCTCGACAACCGAGGGGACATACAACAGATGCGAGTGCGGCCTGCTCGGTCCGAGGCGCACATGCCCGCAGCGCAACTTGTAGCATACGGGGGCAGCCGGGCATGGTCAATGCACGAAGAGCACACGTGGGGATTAAGTCCCCGAACCCGGCAAATTGCATGGTCCGTACTGCGACGCGGTCTTCACCGCGCCCCGCAGCCACAGGTCGATACAGAGAGTACGACGACGCGCGCGATGGTCCAAGAACACGAGCCCAGCACCCCTGCGGAGGCGGCCGAGCCGACGGCCACCCGCCGGATCGCGGACGAGGCGGAGAGCAGCCGGGCCAGCCGGGGGTGGTGGGACCGCAACGCGGACGAGTACCAGGAGGAACACGGCGCCTTCCTGGGCGACGACCGGTTCATATGGGGCCCGGAGGGGCTGGACGAGGCGGAGGCCGGGCTGCTGGGCCCGGTGGAGGCGCTCAAGGGGCGCGATGTGCTGGAGGTGGGCGCGGGCGCCGCACAGTGCGCCCGCTGGCTGGCCGCCCAGGGGGCGCGGCCGGTGGCGCTGGACCTCTCCCACCGGCAGCTACGGCACGCGCGGCGGATCGACACGGAGGCCGCCGCCGGGGGCGGCGACGGGACGGGCGACGGGGCCGGGGTCGCGCTGGTGCAGGCGGACGCCACGGCCCTGCCCTTCCGGGACGGCTCGTTCGACCTGGCGTGCTCGGCGTACGGGGCGGTGCCGTTCGTGGCCGAGCCGGTGCGGGTGATGCGCGAGGTGCGCCGGGTGCTGCGGCCGGGCGGACGGTGGGTCTTCTCGGCGACGCACCCGATCCGCTGGGCGTTCCCCGACGAACCGGGGCCCGAGGGGCTGTCCGTCGCCGGCTCCTACTTCGACCGCACGCCCTATGTGGAGCAGGACGAGTCGGGCCGGGCCGTCTACGTGGAGCACCACCGGACGCTGGGCGACCGGGTGCGGGACGTGGTGGCCGGGGGCTTCCGGCTGGTCGACCTGATCGAGCCGGAGTGGCCCGCGTGGAACCACCAGGAGTGGGGCGGCTGGTCCCCCCTGCGGGGGAACCTCATCCCGGGCACGGCGATCTTCGTATGCGAGCGGGACTGAGCGGAATCGGAGCAGAGGCGTTGACCACTCCTGGGGACCCGCGCGCCGAGGCCCTCGACCGCCTTCCCGTGCGCGAGGCCGTGCCCGCGCTGCTGCGCGCGCTCGACGACCGCGGGGTCGCCGTGCTGTGCGCGCCTCCGGGGACCGGTAAGACGACGCTGGTGCCACTGGTGCTCGCCGGACTGGTGGGCGGCGGACCGGTGCGGCGAGTGCTGGTCGCCGAGCCGCGGCGGATCGCGGCACGGGCCGCGGCGCGGCGGATGGCATGGCTGCTGGGCGAGCGGCCGGGCGGGAAGGTCGGCTTCACCGTGCGCGGGGAGCGGCAGGCCGGCCGCGGGACCGTGGTCGAGGTGGTCACCACCGGCGTGCTGCTGCAACGGCTGCAACGCGATCAGGAGCTGACCGGCGTCGATGTGGTCGTTCTCGACGAATGCCATGAGCGCCATCTGGACGCGGACACGGCCGCCGCCTTCCTGCTGGACGTCCGGGCCGCCCTGCGCCCCGACCTCCGGCTGATCGCCGCCTCGGCGACCACGGACGCGGAGGGCTGGGCGCGGCTGCTCGGCGACGGCGGGGAGAGCGGGACGGACGGCGGGGATGGTCCTGAGGGGCCCGCGCCGGTCGTCTCGGCACCGGGCGTGTCCCATCCGGTGGAGGTGGTGTGGGCGCCGCCCGAGCGCCCCGTACGGCCGCCGCACGGGATGCGGGTGGACCCCGCCCTGCTGGACCATGTCGCGGCCGTGGTGCGGCGGGCGCTGCGCGAGCGGGAGGGTGATGTGCTGTGCTTCCTGCCGGGCGTGGGCGAGATCTCCCGGGTGGCCGGGAAGCTGGGCGGGCTCGCCGGGGCGGAGGTCCTGCAGGTGCACGGGCGTGCGCCGGCCGCCGTACAGGAGGCGGTGCTGGCGGGCTCGGACGGCGGACGGCGGCGGGTGGTGCTGGCCACCTCGGTCGCCGAGTCGAGCCTGACCGTGCCGGGCGTGAGGATCGTCGTGGACTGCGGGCTGGCGCGTGAGCCCCGGATGGACCACGCACGCGGGCTGAGCGCGCTGACGACCGTAAGGGCGTCACGGGCGGCCGCCCGGCAGCGCGCGGGCCGTGCGGGGCGTGAGGCGCCCGGGGTGGTCTACCGCTGCTGGCCGGAGGCGGAGGACGCCCGCCTGCCGCGTTTCCCGTCCCCGGAGATCGCCGGCGCGGACCTTACGGCCTTCGCGCTGCAGACGGCGTGCTGGGGCGATCCGGACGCCTCGGGGCTGGCCCTGCTCGATCCGCCGCCCACCGGGGCGATGACGGCCGCCCGCGAGACGCTGACCGCGATCGGCGCCGTGGACGCCGCCGGACGGGCCACCGAGCGCGGCACTCGGATGGCCCGCCTCGGCCTCCACCCCCGCCTCGCGCGGGCGCTCATCGACGGCGCGAAGGAGGTCGGCGCACGCCGGGCGGCCGAGGTGGTGGCCCTGTTGAGCGAGGAGCCCCCGAGGGAGTACGGCGACGACCTCGCGGCCGCCTGGCGCACCGCCCGCCACGGCGGCGACCCCTACGCCGCCCGTTGGCGCCAGGAGGCCCGGCGGCTCGAACAGGCCCTGACCGGCGCGGGCGACGCGCGGCCCGACGGCGCGCGTGGCGCACAGCGGGCGGCGCGCGGCGATGACTCCGTGACGGGGCTGCTGGCCGCGCTGGCGTTCCCGGAGCGGGTGGCCCGGCGGCGCGGCGAGCGGGCGTACCTCATGGCCGCCGGGACGGGCGCGGAGCTGGGCGACGGCTCGCGGCTGGGCGGTTCGCCGTGGCTCGCGGTGGCCGTCGCGGACCGGCCGGTGACCTCCGCGTCGGCACGGGTGCGGCTCGCGGCCGTGACCGACGAGGACACCGCCCGGGCGGCAGCGGCGGCGCTGGCCTCGGAGGGTGCGGAGGTGCGCTGGGCCGACGGGGACGTCGTGGCGCGCCGGGTGGCCCGGCTCGGCGCGATCGAGCTGGTGTCCCGGCCGCTGGCCAAGCCCGATCCGGAGCTGGTGCGGCAGGCGCTGCTGGAGGGGCTGCGCCGCGAGGGGACGGGGCTGCTGCGCTGGTCGGCGCAGGCCACGGCGGTCCGGCAGCGGATGGCGTTTCTCCATCAGGAGCTGGGCGGGGCCTGGCCGGATGTCTCCGACGCGGCGCTGCTGGACCGCACGGACGACTGGCTCGGGACGGAGCTGGCGCGGGCCCGCGGGCGGGCCGATCTGGGGCGGGTGGACGCGGGACAGGCGCTGGCCCGGCTGATGCCGTGGGCCACGGGCGAGGCCGCGCGGTTCGAGGAGCTGGCGCCGGAGCGGATCGAGGTGCCGAGCGGCTCGCGGGTGCGGGTGGACTACGCCGCGGACCGGCCCGTGCTGGCGGTGAAGCTGCAGGAGCTGTTCGGCTGGCAGGAGGCGCCCCGGATCGCGGGCGGACGGGTGCCGCTGCTGGTGCATCTGCTGTCCCCGGCGGGGCGTCCGGCCGCGGTCACCGCCGATCTGGCGTCGTTCTGGAAGGACGGCTACCGCTCGGTGCGGGCCGAGCTGCGCGGCCGGTATCCCAAACATCCGTGGCCGGAGGATCCGGCGACGGCCGAGCCGACCCGGCGGACCAACTCCCGCCGCTGAGCCGCCCAACGCCAGCCGCTGAGCCCACAACCGCCGAGCCCGCCCAGCGCCACCGCTCAACCCACAAGCGATGGGGGCCGCACCGGGCATCGGCGGGCCACGTCGGGCGTCAGTCGGCCCAGTCGCGCAGCCTGCGGGCGGTCTCGCCGAGCCGGAATCCGCTGATCTCCCGTATCTCGCGGACGAGTTTGACCATGCCGCCCGGCGGAGGCGTGATCGGCTCTCCCGACTCCTCCATGTACATCCGCGCGCAGGCCGCGCCGATCGTGGCGTTGTAGTCGGAGAACGGCTCGAGGATCAGTGAGGTGTGCAGAAAGGTCGCGGCGCGGGCGGCGGCCTCCTCGTAATAGGGCTCGCCCGAGAACCGCTCATAGCGGTGGCGTTCGGTCATGCAGTGCAGCGCACCCCAGTCCCGGACCGGGGTGTTCACCGGGGAGACCTCGACCTGGACGTTCAGCACCCAACCGGCGTCGACATACAGAATCACCGCATGCCGTGCGGGAACTCCCGCTCGAACTCGGGCTTGTACTCCAGGGCGAACTTCACGGCACCCTCGACGAAACGCTGCTTCTGACGCCGCCGGACCACGTCCTCGGTCAGTATGTCGTGCGCCAGGCGCTTGATCGCGACGCCCTTCTCCCTCGCCTCGGCACGCAGCTCGGCCAGCTCCTGCTCGGTGAACTCAATCGTGATGCCAGGCATGGGCGGCATGCTAGCCACGCCTTCGCCCTGATCACTACCGGCTTGGCCACCACGAGCGAATCGCGGGGACGCAGGTTGACGCGGGGCTTGACACGGCGATTGACGCGACGGCCGCGCCGCTCAGCACTCCAGCCTCAGGGCGAACTGCTCGCCCGTCGGGAACGGTTCGTCCACGGGGTGCGGTCCGACCCATATGAGCGCCTGCTCGAAGGTCATATACGAGCCGTTGTCGACGCACTGGCCGACCACCACCGCATTGCCGCCGCAGCGCCAAGCGGCGTAGTTCCACGGGTGGTCGCCCTTCTCGTCCCGCACGACGGTCTCCGGCTCGCCCAGGCACTCGCCGAAGGCGTCCACGGCGGCGCGCCACCGGCCGTCGAAGACGGAGCGGTCGGCGTCGCGGTGGAAGACCCATGCGGGGTCCTCGGAGTGGTACTCGGCGAGCCAGTCGACATTGCCGCTGAGCCCGTCGGCCTGCAACTCCGCGTCGAAGTCGTCCGGCTCGTAGTAGTAGCAGAACGGGATCAGGCATTCGGTGTCCGCGTCATCGGGCCCGCCGAACCACTCCGGGCGGACATAGTGCCCGGTGTTGGTGGCGTGCGAGGACGCATGGGAGCCGTCGGGCACCCAGCCGAAGCGCTCGGCGGCGGCCGCCGTGGCACCCGGAGTCCATTCCAGGCGCGCCAATTCGACGATATGGCCGACGAGTTCGGGCCCCGGGACGCAGCTGTTCACTGGCATGGTCATACGCTACGGCCCGCCACTGACAACGGGGTCGGCGCCGCCGGGGCCGACGGCGGGCGCGCCGCGCGCCCGCGGGCCTCCAGCAGCAGGGCGAGCGCGAGCAGGGCCATGCCGAGGATCAGGAAGCCCCACGGCAGATAGGCCGTGAGCAGCAGGACGAGCCGGCGCTGGGACTTCACCATGTCGACCGTGTGCCGGATGTAGTCCTCGCGCATCTTCACATGGCCGGAGAAGACGGTCACCCGGTCGCGGTCGCCCAGCAGCGTGCCGCCGCGCAGCTCCTCCTTGTGGATCTCCTGCCCGTTGACCGGGGCGCCGGTGGTGGGCTCGACCCAGAACATCCGCTTGGTGCTGTACCAGCGGGAGGTGCCGGCCTTGCGGACGGTCTCGGGGGTGACGCCCTCGACCGGCATGGTCTTGGGCAGCGCCACCTTGGTCCAGGGGATGGTCTGTTCGAAGTAGTAGACCTTCAGGCCGCGGAAGGTCTGGGTGCCCTTGTAGTGGATGGGGGCGGAGGTGCGGGTCTGGGCGTCGAAGTAGCGGTAGTCGCGCTTCTCGGTGAGGAACGGCCATTTGAACTCGATGCCGTCGCGGCGCACCGCGTCCCCGTCGACATGTTCCCCGCCCGCGTGCACCGGGTCCTGGGAGTGGGCGTCGAAGACATAGCGTTCGGGGATCTTGGAGACCATCTTGCCGTCGGGCCCGGCCACATAGGACAGGGCGTCCCAGACGACGACATCGCGCCCGGTCGCCTTCCCGGTCTTCTCGGCGGCGGGCACATTGCCGCGCAGGGTCTGCACGATGCTGACCTTGGAGACCTTGCGGGGCTGCATGGTGCCGTAGTCGAGCAGAGTGGCCGGGCTGGCCTCCAGGACCGCCGTCTGGTACTCGCTGGGCGGGATCTTGGCCAGCCGGGGATAGGCGTACCAGCGCAGCAGCGGCGCGAGTGCGGCGAAGAAGACGGCGAAGGCCAGCAGCACCAGGCTTGCTCTGCGGCGCATGGCGGATGTCCCTCCCTCAGGGGTGCTTGGGGACGGTGGTGAGCAGGGGCTTCGGGGAGGTCTCACCGCTGGGGGCGCCGATGGCCGTCATCGTGAGGACGATGGCGAGGGCGGCGGCGAGTCCGATCGCGGCGGCGGCGAGGGCGCGCATACGGGCCTCCTCGTGGTCCGGTACGAGGCGCTGACTGACGGTTCGTCAGGGATGGGGCACCGTAGCAACGGGGGCCGCAGATGAGAACACGAAGGCGGAAAAGCGTCGCGCCGCCCCCGGCCCGGTGGGGGCTCAGGGGCGGCGCGAGGAACCGCGTGATCCGCGGCGGTGTTCGGTTGCCGGGCGGCTTACGAGGCGGGGGCCTGGGTGACCGTCAGCTCGATGTCCAGGACGGCGCCGCCCTCGGCGGTGAGGCGGAGCAGGAAGGTGCCCGCGTGGTCATCGGTGAGGATCTTCGGCAGGGTGAGCTGCCCGCGGGTGTTGGTCTTCAGGGCGGTCAGGGTGCGCACGGGCTTGCCCTTGTCGTCCAGGAAGTAGGGCCCCTTGTCGTTGAGCTCGGGGTCCTTCGCCGAGGTGATCATGGTGGCGGTCACCGGTACGTCCGCCGTGGCCTTGCCCTTGCTGGTGGCCGTGACGGTGAGCGCGTCGGCGAAGGAGGCGCCGGTCTGGGCCGTGAGCTCCTTGTCGCCGAGGCGGGCCAGCGCATCGGCCTGCGGTACCGGACGGGCCTTGACGGTCGCGGTGAACTCGACCGGGGCGGCCTCCCGCCCCACGGCGGTGGCGCGCACGGTGAACGTGCCGGTCTTCTCGCCCGCGAGCAGCTTCGGCGCAGTGGCGGTGCCATCGTTACCGGTCAGCATGGTGGCGGACTTGACGAGGCCGAGGAAGCGCGCGTCGGTCTCGCCGAGGATCTCGTACCTCACGCGCGCACCGGCCACCGGCTTGCCCGCGGCGTCCACGGCCTTGACGCGCGGCGACTGGGCGAATCCGGTGCCCGCGGTGGCGGACAGCTCCTTCGCGCCGACCGTGGTGAGCTTGCTGGTGCCGCTCGGGGTGGACGGCGGAGTGGTCGGGGGCTTGGGGGTCGGGGTCCCGGTGCCGGGGGTCCCGCCGTGCTCGCCCCCCGGAGGGGTCGGGGTGGAGGTGTCGGGCTCGTCGTCGGGCTTGGGCAGGGTGTGGGCGTTCTCCGGGCCCTTCCCGGTGTCCTTGCCGTTTCCGCCGCCCTTGCCCGAGTCCTTGCCCTTGTCGCCCGAGCCCGAGCCGCCGGAGCCGTCCCCCGAGGGCAGCACGCCGGTGCCGTCGGGGACCTCGTGGGTGCCGCGCTTGTAGTACTCGAACCACGACAGGACGGTGTTCAGATACTCCTGCGAGTGGTTGTAGCCGAGGATCGCGCGGTCCAGATCGGCCTTGACGGACAGATCGCGGCCGTTCGCACAGAGGTAGTTGCCCGCGGCGAGGGCTGCGTCGTAGACGTTGTTGGGGTCCTTCTCGCCGTCACCATTGCCGTCCCGTCCCCAGTTGGCCCAGGTGGACGGGATGAACTGCATGGGGCCGACCGCGCGGTCATGCGTACTGTCGCCGTCGTAGGCACCGCCGTCGGTGTCCTTGATCAGGGCGAAGCCGTCGCCGTTGAGGACCGGGCCGAGGATGGGCGAGACGGTGGTGCCGTCGGCCTCCACATTGCCGCCGCGGGCCTGGCCGGACTCGACCTTGCCGATCGCGGCGAGCAACTGCCAGGGCAGATTGCAGCCGGGGTTGGACTCCTTCAGGGCCGCTTCAGCCTTCTTGTAGGCGTCCAGCACGCTCGCCGGTATGCCCGCCTCGGCCTTGGTGCTGCCACTCCCGGGGAGCCCGGGCAGATCGATCGAGGAGCCCGGCTTGTCCGGGGTGACCAGCGGCGGCAGATCGGTGTGGTACGACGAACCACCGTCAATGGGGGTGTCGTCGGGCGCCGGTGCCTCCCCCGCCCGCTGCTCCCGGTTCCGGTCGCCCTGGTCGGAGTGGGCGAACCCGGGTGCCTGGGACGCGGTGAGGGCGGCCATCGCGGCCGCCGCCACCGCCGTCGTGGCGGCCCCCTTGCGCAGTCGTCGGCCGATAAGCGGTGCCATCCGTGTGTCCCTCCCGTCGAACACAGTGCGCTCCCCCAGCGCGTCAACTCTGGTGACACTACGACAACTTATGGCCCGCAGCTACCGGTGCAAACGCCACATCAGTGGAACCCTCAGTGAGCCGCCGATTCCCAGTCCGACCCGGATCCTACCGATACGCCCAGCGGAGCGCTCAGACTGAAGGCGCCCGTCATCTCCCGGCGGACCAGCTCCTCGACCCGCTCCCGCTCACCGGGCGCGATCTCCAGCACGATTTCGTCGTGGACCTGCAACAGCATCCGCGACGAGAGTTTCTCCCCCGTCAACGCCGCGTCCACCTTGAGCATCGCGATCTTCACGATATCGGCGGCGGTGCCCTGGATCGGGGCGTTGAGCGCCATCCGCTCGGCCATCTCGCGGCGCTGGCGGTTGTCGCTGGTGAGGTCCGGGAGATAGCGGCGGCGGCCGAGCATGGTCTCCGTATAGCCGGTGGCGCGCGCCTCCTCGACGACCCGCTGCAGATAGTCGCGCACCCCGCCGAACCGCTCGAAGAAGGTCTCCATCAGCTTGCGGGCCTCATCGGGGGTGATGCCCAGCTGCTGGGAGAGACCGAACGCCGAAAGGCCGTACGCCAGCCCGTAGGACATGGCCTTGATCTTGCGGCGCATCTCCGGGTCGACCGCCGACTTGTCGACGGAGAAGACCTGGGAGGCGACCGTGGTGTGCAGGTCCTCACCGGAGGTGAACGCCTCGATCAGGCCCTCGTCCTCGGAGAGATGGGCCATGACGCGCAGCTCGATCTGGCTGTAGTCGGCGGTCATCAGCGACTCGAAGCCGTCACCGACGACGAAGCCGCGCCGGATCGCCCGGCCCTCGTCCGTGCGCACCGGGATGTTCTGCAGATTGGGGTCGGTGGAGGAGAGCCGGCCGGTGGCCGCCACGGTCTGGTTGAAGGTGGTGTGGATGCGGCCGCCGGGGGCGATGGTCTTGATCAGGCCCTCGACGGTGGAGCGCAGCCGCGCCTGCTCGCGGTGGCGCAGCATGATCACCGGGAGCTCGTGGTCGGTCTGCGCGGCCAGCCAGGCCAGCGCGTCGGCGTCCGTGGTGTACCCGGTCTTGGTCTTCTTGGTCTTGGGCAGGCCCAGCTCGCCGAAGAGCACCTCCTGGAGCTGCTTGGGCGAGCCGAGGTTGAACTCATGGCCCACCGCGGCGTGCGCCTCCTGCACGGCGTGCTGCACGGCGGCCGCGAACTGCTGCTCCATGCGCTCCAGCCAGCCGCGGTCGGCGGCGATGCCCGACCGCTCCATCCGGGCCAGCAGCTCGGAGACGGGCAGCTCCATGTCGTGCAGCAGCCCGGCCGCGCCCACGTCCTTCAGCCGGCCGCCGAACGCCTCGCCCAGGTCCAGGATCGTCCGCGCCTTGATCATCAAGGCGTCCCGCTCGGCCTCGTCATCGGCGCCGAAGGCCAACTGGCCGCTGTCCGCGGCGACCGCCGGGGACAGCTCACGGCCCAGGTACTCCACCGACAGGGCGTCCAGCTCGAAGGAGCGGCGGCCGGGCTTGACCAGATAGGCCGCCAGCGCGGTGTCCATGGTGACGCCCGCGACGGACCAGCCGTGCTCGGCGAAGACCCGCATGATCCCCTTGGCGTTGTGCAGCACCTTGGGGCGGTCCGGGTCCGCGATCCATTCGGCGAACGCCCGCTCGTCGGCCTCGTCCAGCTGCGAGGGGTCGAAGAACGCGGCGGGGCCGGAACCGGTGGCCAGCGCGATCTCGCTGACGCTGCCGCTGCCCAGCGCCCAGGTGTCGACGGCGGCCAGGCCCAGCGGGGCGTCGCGGTGGCTCTCCAGCCAGGGGGCGAGCTCACCCGCGCCGAGTTCCACTCCGTCGACCCCGATACCCGGCTCCGCGGCCGCGGGCTCGTCCGCCGCCGCGCCCGGGTCGACGGCCATGATCCGGTCGCGGAAGTTCTGGTGGCGGAACTCCAGCGCGTCCAGGATCACCGAGAGCGCCTCCCGGTCGTACGGAGTGCGCCCCAGGCCCTCGGGGCCGGCGGCCAGCTCCACATCCCGCACCAGCTCGGTCAGCTGGCGGTTGAGCTTGACGGACTCCAGGTGGTCGCGGAGCTTCTCGCCGACCTTCCCCTTGACCTCGTCGACCCGCTCCACCAGCTCCTTGAAGGAGCCGAACTGATTGATCCACTTCGCCGCGGTCTTCTCGCCGACGCCCGGAATGCCGGGGAGGTTGTCCGACGGGTCGCCGCGCAGGGCCGCGAAGTCGGGGTACTGCGCCGGGGTGAGGCCGTACTTCTCGTGCACCTTCCCGGGGGTGAACCGGGTCAGCTCGGAGACGCCCTTGGTGGGGTAGAGCACCGTGACATGGTCGGTGACCAGCTGGAACGAATCCCGGTCGCCGGTGACGATCAGCACGTCGAAGCCCTGCTCCTCGGCCTGGGTGGCGAGGGTGGCGATCACGTCGTCGGCCTCGAAGCCGTCCACCGCGA is from Streptomyces hygroscopicus and encodes:
- a CDS encoding DNA polymerase I, whose product is MDLWGQILSRAYDSRGGGPVRLCGGTILRAARADLVPGPIRVAGGGPVRWPGREALSVGRGRIGGVAEKASKKTAAPAPDRTGEDRPRLLLLDGHSLAYRAFFALPAENFSTTTGQTTNAVYGFTSMLANTLRDERPTHLAVAFDVSRKTWRSEQFTEYKANRSKSPDEFKGQVELIGELLDAMNITRFAVDGFEADDVIATLATQAEEQGFDVLIVTGDRDSFQLVTDHVTVLYPTKGVSELTRFTPGKVHEKYGLTPAQYPDFAALRGDPSDNLPGIPGVGEKTAAKWINQFGSFKELVERVDEVKGKVGEKLRDHLESVKLNRQLTELVRDVELAAGPEGLGRTPYDREALSVILDALEFRHQNFRDRIMAVDPGAAADEPAAAEPGIGVDGVELGAGELAPWLESHRDAPLGLAAVDTWALGSGSVSEIALATGSGPAAFFDPSQLDEADERAFAEWIADPDRPKVLHNAKGIMRVFAEHGWSVAGVTMDTALAAYLVKPGRRSFELDALSVEYLGRELSPAVAADSGQLAFGADDEAERDALMIKARTILDLGEAFGGRLKDVGAAGLLHDMELPVSELLARMERSGIAADRGWLERMEQQFAAAVQHAVQEAHAAVGHEFNLGSPKQLQEVLFGELGLPKTKKTKTGYTTDADALAWLAAQTDHELPVIMLRHREQARLRSTVEGLIKTIAPGGRIHTTFNQTVAATGRLSSTDPNLQNIPVRTDEGRAIRRGFVVGDGFESLMTADYSQIELRVMAHLSEDEGLIEAFTSGEDLHTTVASQVFSVDKSAVDPEMRRKIKAMSYGLAYGLSAFGLSQQLGITPDEARKLMETFFERFGGVRDYLQRVVEEARATGYTETMLGRRRYLPDLTSDNRQRREMAERMALNAPIQGTAADIVKIAMLKVDAALTGEKLSSRMLLQVHDEIVLEIAPGERERVEELVRREMTGAFSLSAPLGVSVGSGSDWESAAH